Genomic DNA from Electrophorus electricus isolate fEleEle1 chromosome 23, fEleEle1.pri, whole genome shotgun sequence:
TGATTTTACCGAAGTCCCTACGAAGCATCCATAGAACATGGAAACCCTTCGTGGCTGAATCCTGCCATTGATCACTAGCCTTAAAATCACCAGAAAGGGTGAAGCCTGGGTCTTTGATCTGTTTGATGGAGGGAATATTAACTGTTCCAAGCTGATAGCTTGTTGCATGCAATTTGGGACCGACACGCAGTACAGAGCAATTCTCCCAGTTGATTGGTAGCTCCCATGTCTCCGACCAACCCCAGAGCCGATCTAGGGCACTCTGTAAGTTATCCGCCTCTCCAGGCTTGTCCACAGGAGCCCATAGTTTAAGGTAATCTGCAAACAACAGGGATGACAGATCCAGGGCTTCGGGGATATCATTCACATGCAAGGAAAACAGTATGGGCCTTAGTACAGACCCTTAAGGGACCCCACTAATAATGGCAAGTCCTAGGTGACATGCTAGTGCCAACACGAACACACCGTTCTCTACTCTCAAGGAAGGCCAAGATCCAGTCCAACAACCTGCCACATATACCAAAGTTTCTCATTTTGAAACAAAGTCTTTGATGTGGAACCTTATCAAATGCCTTGCAGAAGTTTATAAAGACTACATACATGGCATGGCCCTGCTCAACCATGTCAGCCCACATCTCCTTGGCAGATAGCAAGTTCGTCAGGCAGGAAAATCCCTTCTGAAAACCATGCTGAATATCACTCAGTAGATGGGGCCTAGTTAGGTAATCCTCCAGCTGCTCACGAACAATCCTCTCCATTAGGTTCACAATAATGCTGGTCAAGATAACCAGCCTATAGCTCACCGGTTGGCTTCTCTCACCTTTTTTGAAAATTGAGCACATCACAGCTTCCCGCAAGACCTTAGGTAAGGCAGCTGAATCAAACGATTTCCAATACACTGCCACCAGAGGAACGCACAGTTCAGATGCCAGTTCCTTCAGGAGTTTAGGATGGAATGCATCAGGCCCTGATGCTTTCGATGGATTCAGTTCCTGTAGGGCCTTGAGCACCCTACCATCTAAAAACTCCACACTGCAAAGTGAGTGATCTGCTGGTGTGAAAGCAGTCACAATATCTGATGGCAGTGGTGATTCCAATGTGAAAGTAGTGGCATGTTGtttccccaacacacacgccTTTTCTAAGTTGGTAGTGACTGGGGTGTCATCATCACCCAAGAGAAGTGAAATAGATTCCACTCTGCACCCACGTGCTTTGATGTACCAGAAAAATAATTTGGGGTTCACCACAGCTGATCCAGCTAGCTCGCTTTCATATCGTAACAGAGAGGCTCGCAAAAGCCTTTTGCACGTCAACCTCGCACTCCTGTAGACTTCTCAGGTGATACTGGTCGGGGCCCTCACATAGCACTTCCACTGTTTGGCACGCCTACGTAGACTCTTACTCTCTATGCAACCGATCCATGGTGGCCTGGCAGTTACTTCCCTAGCAGAGCGTAGCGGTATGTAATGTGAAGATACATCACTCAAGAACTGTACAAATTTGTCCCatgcagtgtctgcagtgtcacAATTCATGATGTAGCAAGGTGCCTCTCTAGCCTTATCTCTCATGGCTGGGAAGTCAGCCTTCCATATATTTGGTTACTGTATCCGACCATCATTCCTTAGTTTCGTCAGGTTGCATCTAAACAGCAACACCGCATGGTCACTGGATCCTAGCGGTTGCCCATAGGACATAATCTTCTGATTTAGCAAACACCAGATCTAAAATTGATGGCAATTGCTCACTCATAAACCTAGTTGGTTTGTTGAGGAACTGCCTCAATGGACTTTCCAGTGTGAACTCAAAAAGCTTATTCACAAAGGCGCTAGACCCTGGGGAAGTTGTCAGAGCCCTCCAGCATATCTCAGGAGAATTAAAGTCTCCTAGAATCAAACACCTATTCAATGTGTGTGACCTCAAAAAATTGAAGACCGCAGTGTCCAGGATATCTGGACTTCTGTATAAGACCACAATGCTGATACTGTTGGGTTGCACAATAGCAGTCAAGGCCACTGCTTGAACTGTATCGTTAGCACATGCATACGTAATGACCCTACTCATGTCAATGTCAGATTTAGCGTAGTTAGCTACTCCTCCTCCATGACGTAGGACTGGTCTGTCAGCTCTGAACAAAGAATAGTTAGGTAAGATCACTTCACTATCGTGAATACGGGATGTGAGCCACATTTCGGTCACTGCAATGACATCTGGTTTGAAGTCATCTACCAGTTGACCCAGCATCTTATTACCTATGCTACATACGTTTGTAAGAACTACTTTAAGTAGTCGTCTATCACAATACTCGGGTTGTGTGCCAACAATATCCCCTGTGACAGGGTAGTAATGAACTGTCGGCACACCACCTGAAAACCCACAAGGGTAAGGCCTTGTTCACTTGTGGAACGACGTGCCCTCAGATCCTTGAGTGCCTCTGCATGTTTTAATCTGTCAGTGAGAGTTAAGTCCTCTTGCAGACTGATGTCAGAGCCCTTCAGTTTGAAGGCAAATCGTAGAAGTGATTTCCATTCATCAGGACTCGAGAGAACTACTTTGAGCAGTCTCAGTTTGGACTCCTCAGCCTTTGGCGGAGTGTTACCAAGCATGGTAAGTTTACGAACTGTCGCCCCTGGGTGACCTAGAGGCAGTATCTTACTGACGCAAGCCTTAAACCACTGTAGATCATCCATCATTCTGTTCTTCGGGCAGGACGAGAATGACTCACGAACGTTGCGACATATTACACTACAATCAGTGAATTGCTCTCTTCTAGGTGTACTGCCCGCCAGGCTAACACCAGAATTCAAGCCCACTTTTGTCACTGTAGAACTGGTAAACACAGCAACTTTCGAATTGTCTAATGAAATAAGATCGGCAGAAGCAGCAGTGGGCAGTCCTCGTCCATATCTTAACCAGATTGGGATTGACTGATGTCCGGTATCCAACCATCATCAGCCAAAGGAAGTACCAAGTCCTGAACATTTGTTCGTACTGGAAAGGCCTCATTCTCTATACTATTTGCCCACCTAGAGTTGTTAGAGACTGAATCTGTCAACACAGTTAACTTATCATCCATCAACTGCAGCCGTGCAGACAGTCCCTCTAACTCATCCAAGCATGCTAGTATTGCTTCTAACGAAGCGGAAGATAAACCAAATCCATAGGTATCAAATCTAGAACAACAATCTGCAAAGTTAAACACCTGCCCGGAGGCAAGCTTGACGAACATACTGATTGCTCCTCAGTCCCGTACACTGCTTGTGGAACCACTGATCACAGCTTTGACATTGCATGCCCCCTCATGTTGTAGTAACTAACTCATCCTGGCCTACCACACTTAATTGGGGTGCTGGATGAAGCTGCCTTCAATCGGGTACTACTTCTTGTCAAGGACATAATATAATATCAAGAGCTAATAGCTAATAGCTAAGATGTGGTTAGAAAAATCCCACATATAACATGCACAAATCTTAAACGAAGATAAAGCATCTGGAGTCCTCTCTGTTGGAAAACCTTGGTTTGGTACAAGCTGTACGAAGTCCACTGGCAGATCAAGTTTTAGCTGGCTGACTAGCTAGCAGCCAGTAACTTCACCCATAGTCAGAAAGTAAATTCCCAAATCATTTCAGATATATAACTTGGCAGaaataatgtaaaagaaaaaactttGTAATGAGTATTACAGACAGTTGCTGAGCCTTTTAAAACATATCTAGCTAAGTTAGGTCAGGTCCAATCTTATGCGTGATTATACAATAGGTAAGTATGAGGTCACCTCGAATCGAAGCAGCCTATAGTGCAAGGAGAACATTCCTAGGATTTCAAGCCTAGTGCTGTAGTCCTTGCCTTTGCCCTTTTTTGGATAAAAACGATCCCCCCCAACCCCTGGATCTGGCCAAGCttatgctgaaaaaaaagatattaagCATGACGGGATTAGTTTCAGACATACTTTTACTAAAATAGTAATAtggtatacaaaaaaaaaaaatgccaaaatGGCTTAGACATCAGAGATAGTACAAGTACACAGAACCAACTTGAAAGACCCTCTTTAATACAAAAAGGGACAACTTTATTAATCAGAGGCAATTCAGACAATACAAGTATTGTAATTTGTTCCTTAAtttgtgaataaaaacaaattctcTTATCAAAGTTATTTGCCCTCTTTGGACTTTAGACTTGTTGGTGTTGAGCACACAGAGATTTTACTAAAATGTTAGCCTTACTTCATGCTAAAACAGAATCAAAGTATCCCACATTTCACCTACTCATGAGTGACCTTTCACACATAGCATCCCACTGAAAATTCTACAGGTCAGAATACAGTAAAACCACATGCATTCTACATGCATCATTTGACATTCACTATATCATCCTTGAGTGGCTCCAGAACCCTacagacaaaaatatttacatgactAAATGAGTTTGGACAATCTGAAAATATTTGGTGGCTATTACTTAACATGTGAAAAAGCaattgaaaacaaatgtgagtgtgcatatatatgtcctttaaaaacaaacatacccACAAAAAAACCAGTAACCTCGTTGTACTGGTTTGATATGAACTCAACATTACAGAGTACTATGGTaactaattttaaaagaaaggaaaaaaaacttaaaacacCACTGAACTGACAATGTTGAAGAATGATAACTCACAGTACTGAGCATATATAAAACTACCAGAGAAAAGTACAGTGCTACCTTAAAAACACTTAATAATCAGTTAGACAGAGCAAACGCTACTTCGTTAGCACCTTAGCATGAGCACCTGAATTACAAGCATATCAGTTTCATAGCACCAACCATAAAATCAAGACACATTTAAAATTCACCGAACCATTAGAATTACTTATTTCATGAAGTTTTGAATGTAATCTGAGCAGACCCATTATTCTATTCCAACTTATTTTTTAAGGATTTCCATCTGTAATAGTTGTGAATGTCGATATCAGATGTCCTCCTTTAGGCACTTACTGTATGACATTACAGGGAATAGTCTTTCCCCCTCTAATTTTCTGTGAagattgattaaaaaaaaccacagtaTATTCATGTTGGTGTCATAGTACACAGCATCAGAAATAGTACAGGAAGACTGTAAAGTTGAAGCACCATTTATCGTGCCACTTACTGGGCTTTGAGACTTCTTCAGAATGAAAACCTATAGTATATCAAATTAAATTAGACAATTATGTTTAATATAGTCAAGAGACAAATGCCATTGGTCTAAAAATATTACGTGTACTGAGGCAGTTTCTAGATAGAAATGCTAAAAtgatacacagcaaaaacattctGAGAGCACTGGACAACAAAATCCTGACAAACTCATGTAACATTTAGAGTGTCTTTAAAACGAAACTCATTTTCCcttattaaattataaataggTAAATCATAGTTCTCTTGACAATGGACTAATCACAGAATATCAATGAggtagtgggtggggttttaCCAGGCTCTCTCCAGcataatcagagtcattatCTAAGTCAATGCAAGGAAAGTAGATATATAgcaaaataagtttaaaaaaacaattaaaaagtgTCTGTGCATTCTAAAGACCACCATCACACTACTCCTGATCAAGTcactttaaaatgcttaaaatggtAAAAACATGATTTATAGTTGAGGTTACTGTttgcagaaataattaaaagtaaaacaaaataacaaagttCAGTTACTCACACAGGTCCAGTTCTCTGATAACAGGAGTGAGATATCACACTATGGGAACTCCTGAAACATGACTGACTGCCAAAGCACCAAAGATgtgaccccaccccccaccccttcaaaATGGTAGGGCCACTGCTGCTACTAGGGTGAGATATTGAATCAATGTTTGATAGAGAACCATCTAAAAATTAGTTAGTTACAAAGAAACAGGGATtgtaaatattataaatgtaaaaattccaTTGCTCCACTATAATTTGTCTCATACTGAATCTCAGTTTTGGTGATAATGTTACATGGTGGAAGTGGTTCCAAGGGCAACTAGGACTCGCACGCAAAGTAGTCCTTCAGTGGGGCAAAGAGATGCCGGATCACAGGAACACTCCAGGAACggcccagaaccttctgccTCTGTCCTCGACCCATGTTATTCACATCTGTATAATGCTTAGGGAAACCAAAAATGCTGGAATAGAAAAAACTGCCTTTAAACAATGCTAGAAAAAACCCAATGCCAAAAATAAGGTACGTAATATGCTTACAGGTTAATGTTTTAATAGATTTGGCCCTTGTAGTCTGCACAGTTCTTTTTGCACTCATGCTCACCTTTCCATCTCTGTGCACCAAAGGTAATCTTCCTTCCCATTCATGGTAACGGGCAGAGGTCCCATTTTCCCTTGCTTAATGGAGTTGGATTTGGTTGTGATGGTTCGCACTTTATTAAACTGTAGAACCAATGAAAGAAACCATCGCGGTGATCACACATGGCTAATCATCAGACAAAAAGATGACCGCCACAAGCATATCCCTTTCTTATTCTGACCTGAGCAACTCGTCCAACCTCAAGGCAGTCCTGCAGatccactttgtcattatgtgAGTTAGCCAGTGGTCTGGAGGAAGTTGTTAAATTTAAATATGCTTATCTTAAACAGTCCTCTGTAGTCAAATGCTTAAGTGAAGTCTTTAACAGCTTATGTACCTGTTCATTCCAGGGAGGTTACCCCAGAAGTAGCGAGCTCTGTGTGCTGGGCTCACTTTAACAGCATCAATCAGGATCGGATTACACTAACAAGACAACAAAAGGTGATGCATACATTTAgcttgatttttaaaaaattctaagAATCTAAACTGAGGCTACTTTCTAACCTCCAAGAAGCGACAGATGTCAGCTTTATCATGGGCACTCATGGCCACGACATTTTCAAAGAGCCAGAAGAATGGGCGGTCATCATCATCTTTAGGTCTCATCATGGTCAGCATGCGGTAGTACTCAAAAAACAGTCGACCTGTGCCCTCTGAGAGCAACAAGGGAATGGCAAGATATGTATGACTCAGGCAAATAACGCTTTCAAACAAACCAGATGAGCATATTTCACTTTAACTGTCTTTCAGAGAATAAACCCTATGGAAAacataaaaaagattaaatatcAAAATGGTATCATAAATAACTCTTAATATACATGTTTCAAACTTCTCCTGTTACAGCTGTCTTACCAAAAAGGCCCTTTCTGGCTGGATTAACCATGGAAAGGTCATTACAGGGACTGCCACCAATCAGGAGGTCAAAAGGACCCCATTCAGCCAGctacagaggagaggagaagagaggttTTAGAAAGGAATGGCTTTATAAAGTAGTCTAGCACTATTACAGTAGCGTTATTATATGTACAACACAATAACACTGTTGATTCCATAACAGGGTCCGAGAGAAACCCagcctgtaaaataaaattcacaaCAGGTGTTTTAGAAGTGGAACATCATTCCTACTGCCTGTACTTACATGCTTCCTGGTGATAGTACGTACGTCGTTGACGTATTCAACCTTCCCCTCATGCTTGATCATACCCACGGTGATGGAGTCCTCACAGATCTCAGAGGCAATGTAGCGCTCCACCTTGAATCCCAGGTCTTTTAGAACAAGATAGCCTACAAAGTAAAAACATACGGACAAATTACAATGATCTCTTAATTTCTCTTTGAATGCAGCAATTGGACACAGAAAGACCCTTTCATTTTGAGCTGACTAAATGTATAACCATATCAAAGCAAATTACACTGACTAACCTGTGGCAATACCATCAAAGAGGGAGAGGACCCTTATTGGCTGGCGCTGATGAGCAGGAATTGATGGGTAAACTCTGTGTGGCTCCTAGATCACACAAGAAGTGATAGCATCAAGATATAAACCACGATTAGTTCTAAACACATTAGGTGAATCACAGCAACAATCATTTTGTTATCCTGGTTACAAAGAAAGATCTATACATCTAACATCAAGAATTAAAATACTATGATGTGGCAAAAAAGTGCTATCTGTCACTCACAAATTCAAAGGCACTGTTATTGGCGAAGAACTCCTGTACACGCACGCTCCAGTCTTGTCTGACCTTGAGCACACCATACTTCTGAGGGGGCAGACAGATGTAGCAGCTCCACGGATCTACTTCCTTCACTTTTTCAAAGGTCCCTGCTCCAACAAGCACGTTCAAACAGTCCCTACAGTAACATCTGGGAGGGAGGTATGCAGTAAGATTCAATTTCATTAAAAGCAGCTTGTTAGTATTCTAGGTTTAGAACGGAGAGGGGGAAGTTACAGAGGGGCATAAAAGGACATAAAAGATTTGAACCTGCAGCAGCTTGCATTGCCGCACAGAATGACTTCCAGCCCAGCACAGCATACAGTGCAGTAAGATTGGTATCCATCTTCATCATATCGAAAAAGGGTCTCAGTGAAATTTGCCTgcatgggaaaacacacacacacacacacacaatcagtaaCTATTGGAATAAGAATATGTGCGTCTTACCCAGCTCTTACCCAGCTTGAAGCACAGTTGTAGTTTACcttgcattttaaacaaaggCTTCCCTCAAAAAGTGGATGGAAAATATCAGTGTTGGTACTTCCACATGAAAGGCAAAAATCTGCAGTGTTcacaaaagacacaaataaTAAGCATACATATGGAATGACATATGCTACAAAAAGGACCAAACACTGTATCTACTATAAGGACTCACCCTTgatgtttttgcctttttctgtGACTTCGTGAACCATTTGGTCTAAGATGAAACAAGGTAATGATATAATTTAGGAGTAACAAACATGCTCCAGCTCTCTTGTGCAGGAATAAGacactaaaataaatgatgtagcTAAAAATCAACAAATCCTCAGCTGGTCATTGCATCACTACATTTATTATGGTACCTCTGGTGTACTCTTGGGTCATGGAAGGTCTGCCTTTGTGAACATATTTTCTCTTGGCTGGAGGCTGGTAATCAGACATAGATGAGTCTGAAGACTCTAGCTTTTGGTTGCTAGATGAATCTGTATGGCGATAAAGAGAACTCAACTTTTTTCTAAGGTATACTCTTTACATTAAGTAAATTAAAGTACCATTCAATTTGGTCCATCATGGAATGTACAGGTTTTAGTTTacaatacaattttattttttacactgaCATGACATAACACCAGTAACAACAGAATATTAATTAGTGGTAAAATAGCTTGCTCTTACTTCTAATCTACATAGTTCATAAAATACTCCAATAAAGCACAGAGCAAAGCAAAGAAGAGGTAATCTTATTTTTACCATAAGAGACTGGAGGTGCAAAGCCATTGGGGCCTGTGGGTTGAAAGCCCCCAAGAGCCCAGTCCAGCATCATCTTAAGCTCCTCCTCTTTGTTCCCAGTGGAGTTAAAACTTTTTGAGCAACGCTCACCTGCCaactacacacaaaacatcaccgTGCTGTGCCTTGTTCAGTCTAAAATTAGAAGTATCAGATTGCATTTCTATGTTACCTCAAGAACATGGTAAATGGCATCTTTGTAGGTGGGCAGACTGGCAAACGAATTGTTGcaaaagcactttgtaaatgaAGCAAACGGCAAAAGTCTCTCTGTATAAATCTGTAAAGAATAAGGAGAAATTGACTTCAGGCAATGCACACAATCCAAAATGGCTCCTAAAGGGTGTAAAGGAAAGGGAAAGGTGAAGTActaaaaaaggaagagaaagaacaaCTTCAATTAGACTGAAGCCTTACCTCTGAGTACATGCCATCTCCGAACCATTCCACACGTCTCAAGGATTGCCGCGGTGTCTTTGTCTTCCAGTCCACCACCAGTCCTGGCCACCATGAGAAACCCTTCACCTTCCCCCACACCAGCTCACCAATGCCAAATCTCCTCCCATCCTGTAGGGGGCAATGGAGAGTCAGTGGAAAACACCAGAAACATTCAGGGAATCAGGAATTATGACTTCAGGACTAATTCCCCATGCccagtttaaaaacatttacctGGTACTTCTGACCTTTCTTTCCAGTCATGGGATTTGCAGTATAGGTACTTTTCACCTAAAACCATGAGATGGAATTAAAAAATtatgcaattaaaataaaattgtgaaataaaaactattaagATAAGATGAATGACTTTtcaacaaatgtgtgtgaagAGACGTGAAAAGGACATACATTACATATCACATCAAAAACATATGTTTCTGTGGCTTAACGCAAATCAATTACTACTTATCCCTGATCGCTCTGCACTTGGATAACTTTGGGTGGAAACTGTTAAGTGCTGAATTGAGGACGTTTCCGAGGGATTTACTGAATTAATATctgcatgttttattattaacattaacgCTACACACAGTAAAGACGAAAGTGACAGGACAAAATGATGACAAGACAAAGTGTAAGAGGAGGTAGAAGGAGAACAAAGAAGGTCTAAGTGCTGTAGGAGGGAGCGTGACCGCGAGACTCCTGCGTACAGCGATTCCTCCAGTTGACAGCACAAAACGAGACTGTATAACTTTATTCAAAACCAGCAGGAAGACTATCCAGTACGCAAATTAACCTAGCGTACCGGCGGCAAGCTGGAGAACCACACTTCCACCAGGACAGGTACGTACCACCTCTGCCTTTTTGTCCTTCTGGATGTCCTGTGGTTTGCCCCAGGTGCCAGACCCAGCCTGAAACAGAGTACGTGCCTGTGGCTTCTGTCGCAAACTGCTTTCCCAACCAAATATGCCCCTAATGGAGCCCTGAGggacagcaaacacacacagccctcacaccTCCCACAGCAGCACCAAAGATTATCCCAGAAAAGATGCCAGCAAGAAAGAAATGAGGGTTAAAAGCCACTGATGAAAATTAGTATGGGTAGCTATAGACTAGCTATAGTAGCTATAGTGTGTGTAGCTATAGGCTCATTGCCATTTTTATCTaatctaaaaactaaaaaacaatattttaccTCCTGTTTGGAGGTACTAGTCCAAACTACATCATCTTCAACAAAGACCATTTCACCATCTTTGTTTAAGTTGATCCCTGTGGGATAAAAGGCAATACTGAATCACTCTGATGGAAAAACCAAGTCATTTGCTGtgaacaaaacaatgaagacACCTCCATAACTAAAGCAGCAATGCACCGTTACTTTAATCAGGCTGACCCACCCAGGTAATGTCTTATATTTCATTTGAGCTGATCAGTCTTCTTTCATTTATAGCAGTTATAAGCAGGGAGAGGATTAAAAGCAAAGATGATTTGCCATTAAGAGGACAGACTGGTTGTAAAGCATGTTTGGGAGTTACTTGCTCATGAATCACTTAAACTGAGCTTAAGTTTCCTCACACCTCTCTTACTGGTTATCCTCTGTAGTCGCACCGTGCATGGCTTCACTGAGTCTGAAAGGTCAACCATCTCTGTAAAACAACATATTGTTTCTATCAATGAAGCTGGCTGCTGAGAAAACTGTGACTGGATCTGCTTTCCTAACCTGGACAAGCAACTACATTGCAGTTTAGCTATTTGAGTAGAGAGGTTGCTCTATGAACTCTAAGaataattacactgtaataGTTGTGACAGAGGTAAAGCAGCAACTTGTGAATACCTTTGAGACAATGTTGTGATAATGCTAATCCAAATATAGTAGTAATGTATTTCTGTGAATAATACAAAACCTAAAGAATGAGCTCTCTAATGTCTTAAGTGTCCAATGTAGTATCAACTGtttaacatgaaacatttttagcCATAAAATTCACTATATTTCATGGCatcataaaaatgttaaatagaCATGATACAGTCTCTCAAGGTAGCATAGTTGCAAGTACCTTTAAAGCCATATCTACAAGATATTGAGTTTAAATCCTTTCATGACCCTTGAATCACACATGTCCCGAAAGTGGtgacaatttaaaataatatttctgaTCATAAAGGAACTACTGTAAATTCTTTTAAAtaccacaaaacattttgtaaaagaaAGTTGTATAAGTACACAGACGTGTGTGGGCTGTATAAGAAACTTTACCTCTGTACCTGCAAAAGTTTTTATCGCTGACAAATTGCatcaaaaatatggaaaaaacaTGCAGATCCTACCATGTTGGAGCTTACCCTGAAAAGACTCGAAAACAAACTGAAACCAACTGACCTTGGTTTTCTGTAGGCCTTCTATTGTAGGTGAATGATGCATCAATGCAAATGTGTGCAAATTTACTCTACACCACCCAAATTCACCTCACGTATAGCTTACTTTTCgtgtttttcctcctctctttcctgtcaGGTGATGTCTTGGCACTGGTGAGTTCTGAGGATGAGTCGTCATTGACTGTGTGCATTACTCTGGTACTGTCAGCGTCGCTGTGAGCCAAGCTGTCATCCTGTCGGACCACATCTCCATTATCCACTGCCTGTATTGGTAGGGGTGACGttgttatataattacattatgCACACAACAAGATCTGGCAAGAGTAACTTGCCAAATACCTGATTAAGTACATGAGGtactttacattacattcacaGTACATTATATTCacattaatttttattatatcCAAGTTATAGTCTAAAAAAATCTTCATTCACTGTAATCACTCTTTGTTTACATTCTCTCTTATATAATACCATTATACCATTATGCAAACTCTTGTATTTACCATAGCATTTCTGAGCCCATTTCCTTGTATGCCTAGTAAACCTTCCCTGGGAttccaaccctaatctaatTATCATTAGAAGACATAATTATGACTGTAGATTTTGTTGTGCTCAGTTGGCTTTGATTAATCTCTGCATTTGGATCATTAATTTTGTCATTCCCTTGTTacaaataatgatttataataGCTAGTTCACAATTTCAATCACAATTCCACAATTCACACTTCATACCTGAGCAAAGATTTTCTCGGCTTCAAGAGGTGGACAGGGCAAAGCCAGAAGGCTAAGGACAAGCTTTCGGAAAACAGATGCTTGCCCGGTGGTCTTGAGGACTGAGCTCCAATGCTGCTCTAAGGAAGGGCTAGGTAGCCCATCTGAGAGGCTTTCAGCATGTCTGTTTGCCTCTTTGCCATCACCATCTCCTTCCTCAATAAGCTGGTACTCAAGGAACTCATCTCTAAGCTGGGCAGATGAATTAGGGGTAGCAAAGAGACCAAACTGAGCACCAAGGTCTACTACAGCCTTGCCTGTGACCTTTAGTCTTCCCTCTGGACTGAGAAGTTGGGCCATACTCCTTAGGATACCATAACTCAAGGGGAGACTTTCAGCTGCACAAGCTGTAAGTGCCTTATAAAATGCC
This window encodes:
- the dnmt3ba gene encoding DNA (cytosine-5-)-methyltransferase 3 beta, duplicate a is translated as MAMNVNLNLDAFDDKCSRFEILAWLNKLLQTKFTQVEQICSGACFCQIMDWLFPGTINISKVNFQSQDQADFLQNYSLLQESFTKNGITKAIPAEELITGKFKPNFAFLKWFKKFFQTNLTGQVYSPVEARNGQEIALARPLQSPQVSKALRSLNTPGKVKEDLDTDVEVQDRKHITYDPQWQEIINWVRPSTLGTIYAYCTICNINLNILHSGLLDLKRHQQSKRHKMGTPKVSSKEKQVDNSIICNELMQRFIETHCLPLHTNKVSQRTVKHVLGLQYPKDITSAAKQIPYCVYLYGQVALSEGSCACVVLLGFFDEKVAKHCIRILDVFHYVDSSDAIATSLVHTLKRFELPFSNMAAFYVDGCAETSEKVAWKLKELNPKVVALGGLYSLADSACHSGVMAFSNQVQELIVNIYEHYSTCCTKNDNLKVLFAGVDGIDTSVASVSHSCKNFCVLIHRVIRMWKDLISYFTSCSEKDDKAKLICSQLENPRLRVTFMFLEHGLEPLNVFNDRLQHRKGSARADLVQILHEASGLLRSYASSFLRPQAVERFLKERDPAVLENPKLHLPSAELSLGGAMVEDFLSENYVEIADSLTVLQNECMAFYKALTACAAESLPLSYGILRSMAQLLSPEGRLKVTGKAVVDLGAQFGLFATPNSSAQLRDEFLEYQLIEEGDGDGKEANRHAESLSDGLPSPSLEQHWSSVLKTTGQASVFRKLVLSLLALPCPPLEAEKIFAQAVDNGDVVRQDDSLAHSDADSTRVMHTVNDDSSSELTSAKTSPDRKERRKNTKKMVDLSDSVKPCTVRLQRITSKRGINLNKDGEMVFVEDDVVWTSTSKQEGSIRGIFGWESSLRQKPQARTLFQAGSGTWGKPQDIQKDKKAEVVKSTYTANPMTGKKGQKYQDGRRFGIGELVWGKVKGFSWWPGLVVDWKTKTPRQSLRRVEWFGDGMYSEIYTERLLPFASFTKCFCNNSFASLPTYKDAIYHVLELAGERCSKSFNSTGNKEEELKMMLDWALGGFQPTGPNGFAPPVSYDSSSNQKLESSDSSMSDYQPPAKRKYVHKGRPSMTQEYTRDQMVHEVTEKGKNIKDFCLSCGSTNTDIFHPLFEGSLCLKCKANFTETLFRYDEDGYQSYCTVCCAGLEVILCGNASCCRCYCRDCLNVLVGAGTFEKVKEVDPWSCYICLPPQKYGVLKVRQDWSVRVQEFFANNSAFEFEPHRVYPSIPAHQRQPIRVLSLFDGIATGYLVLKDLGFKVERYIASEICEDSITVGMIKHEGKVEYVNDVRTITRKHLAEWGPFDLLIGGSPCNDLSMVNPARKGLFEGTGRLFFEYYRMLTMMRPKDDDDRPFFWLFENVVAMSAHDKADICRFLECNPILIDAVKVSPAHRARYFWGNLPGMNRPLANSHNDKVDLQDCLEVGRVAQFNKVRTITTKSNSIKQGKMGPLPVTMNGKEDYLWCTEMESIFGFPKHYTDVNNMGRGQRQKVLGRSWSVPVIRHLFAPLKDYFACES